The genomic stretch GCCTCAACTTCCGCAAGGCGATGGACCTGCGCTACGGCGAGAACCCGCACCAGAAGGCCGCCATGTACTCCGACGGCTCCGGCTTCGGTGTCGCCAACGGCAAGCAACTCCAGGGCAAGGAGCTTTCCTACAACAACATCGTCGACCTGCAAGCGGCTTGGGACCTCGCGCAGGAATTCACCGAGCCGGTGTGCGTCATCATCAAGCACACCAACCCCTGCGGCACCGCGACCGGCGCGGACCTGCTCGCGGCGTACAAGAAAGCGCTCGAAGCCGACCCCGTCTCCGCCTTCGGCGGGGTCATCGGCGTGAACCGCCCGATTGGCGCGGCTTGCGCCGAGGAGATGGCCAAGCTCTTCGTCGAAGCCATCGCCGCGCCCCAGTTCGACGCCGGCGCGCGCGAGAAGTTCGCCGCCAAGAAGAACCTCCGCCTGATGGAGATCGCCAAGGCCGAGCCGAAGTGGACGCTGAAAAACGTCTCCGGCGGCCTCCTGCTGCAGGACGAAGACCACCGCCCCCTCACCGACGCCGACCTCAAAGTCGTCTCCCAGCGTCCGCCGACAAAAGAAGAGATGCGCGCGCTCCTCTTCGCCTGGAAAGTCTGCAAGCACGTGAAGTCGAACGCCATCGTGTACGCGCGCGACGGCCAGTCCGTCGGCGTCGGCGCCGGCCAGATGTCGCGCGTCGACTCCGCGAAGATCGGCGCCATGAAGGCCAATCTCCCGATCAAGGGAACGGTCGCGGCCTCCGACGCCTTCTTCCCCTTCCCCGACGGCGTCGAAGTCATCGCGCAGGCCGGCGCCACCGCCATCATCCAGCCCGGCGGCTCGGTCCGCGACCAGGAAGTCATCGCCACCGCCGACCGCCTCGGCCTCGCCATGGTCTTCACCGGCGTGCGCCACTTCCGGCACTAAGGTGGAAGAGCGACGCTTTAGCGCCGCGTCATAGTTCCAAGAAAGGTAGGGCTTCAGCCCCGGGGCTAAAGCCAAACTCGGTTTCGTCCGCGGACGCGGCCCTGAAGGGCCGCTCTTCCGCCGAAGGCTTTTCTCCGTCGAAAAGTTGAAGTTTTCCTTGAACCGCCGTACTATCCGGCAGCCGCCTCGTCCAAATCTCCCAGTGTGTGACGCGCATGAGCCGTAAGAAGAGCGCCGCCGGAACCAAGAAGCTCGCCGACATCCATATTCCCGACAAGCTCTACTTCCGCATCGGCGAGGTCTCCAAGCTCTGTCGCCTGCCGGCCTACGTGCTCCGCTTCTGGGAGACCGAGTTCCCCCAGCTCAAGCCGGTGAAGAGCTCCACCGGCCAGCGCATGTACCGCAAGAAGGACGTGGAAGCGGTCGTGCGCATCAAGACGCTACTCTACGACGAGGGCTTCACCATCGCGGGCGCGCGCCAGCAGCTGCGCACCGAGGCGCGCGGCGACGGCAAGCAGCCCCCGCTCTTCGGCCACTCCGTCGGCGTGCCGCGCAGCGAGCTCCGCCAGGTCCGCTCCGGCCTGAAAGAGATCCTCACCCTGCTCTCCGCGCGCCGCTAGGCCGCTGTTCGCGCGGCCATTGTCCTTGCCGCCGGGGCCCATCGGCCCCCGCCTCAACGCCCTTCCGTGCCTTGCCAAACCAGAGTCTCAGGATTATGCTTTCGGGCGATTTTAGACCGACCGGCCCCCCGCACGCCCTGGCCCCCCTTGGAGGCGTATGGAAGGCTCGCAGTACTCTGCGCCGCAGTCGTACGCACCAGTGCGCGCCACGCGCTACACCGTGGCGATGCCGCTGAAGTATCGCCGTGTCGGCGAGACGGACTGGCACGACGGGATGGCCGAGAACATCAGCCAGACCGGCATCTTCTTCCGCGGCGACCGCGGCCTCACCGAAGAGGAAGTCATCGAGATCAACTTCACGCTGCGCGGCCCCAGCGTCCCCGACTGCAACAGCCGCCCCTGCACTGCCATCATCGTCCGCAAGGACCGCTCCCGCGTCGAGAACCAGGACGCCTTCGGCACCCGCTTCCTCGACTGACCGCTCCGCTCAGCTCCATCTCCGAAAGAACAGCGCCTGCCGCGCGATCGGCTCGGTCTTCTTCTGCAGCGCCAGCATCTGCCCGTCGGTGAGCGGCGTGAAGTCCTTGGCGAACTGTACGTTCTCTTCCAGCTGCTTCACGTCGTCGACGCCGATGATCACCGTGCTCACCGGCAACGAGAGCGTGTAGTACATCGCGTCCTGCATGCTGATGGCGCCAGGCAGCTTCGCGTCGCCCACGAAGCGGTCTTCCGGCGGCATGCCCGGCTTCCAGCTCGAAAGGATGCGCCCGCGCGCCGGGATCTTCATCCCGATGATGCCCATCTGC from Terriglobales bacterium encodes the following:
- the purH gene encoding bifunctional phosphoribosylaminoimidazolecarboxamide formyltransferase/IMP cyclohydrolase, which encodes MAKIERAILSVTDKSGLVEFAKQLSALGVELVSTGGTAKALRDAGLTVRDISDLTGFPEMLDGRVKTLHPKVHGGILHMRSKAEHVAAVKQHGIQPVDMVVVNLYAFEKTAQRPAVEFDEIIENIDIGGPSMVRSAAKNFRDVAIVTSPADYQAIAGEMKASGGALSLATKWRLAQQAFALTSAYDSAIASTLATIAVEGEKFEKSGDSGFPAALRLNFRKAMDLRYGENPHQKAAMYSDGSGFGVANGKQLQGKELSYNNIVDLQAAWDLAQEFTEPVCVIIKHTNPCGTATGADLLAAYKKALEADPVSAFGGVIGVNRPIGAACAEEMAKLFVEAIAAPQFDAGAREKFAAKKNLRLMEIAKAEPKWTLKNVSGGLLLQDEDHRPLTDADLKVVSQRPPTKEEMRALLFAWKVCKHVKSNAIVYARDGQSVGVGAGQMSRVDSAKIGAMKANLPIKGTVAASDAFFPFPDGVEVIAQAGATAIIQPGGSVRDQEVIATADRLGLAMVFTGVRHFRH
- a CDS encoding MerR family transcriptional regulator, which codes for MSRKKSAAGTKKLADIHIPDKLYFRIGEVSKLCRLPAYVLRFWETEFPQLKPVKSSTGQRMYRKKDVEAVVRIKTLLYDEGFTIAGARQQLRTEARGDGKQPPLFGHSVGVPRSELRQVRSGLKEILTLLSARR
- a CDS encoding PilZ domain-containing protein, whose translation is MEGSQYSAPQSYAPVRATRYTVAMPLKYRRVGETDWHDGMAENISQTGIFFRGDRGLTEEEVIEINFTLRGPSVPDCNSRPCTAIIVRKDRSRVENQDAFGTRFLD